From one Planococcus citri chromosome 3, ihPlaCitr1.1, whole genome shotgun sequence genomic stretch:
- the LOC135840093 gene encoding myb/SANT-like DNA-binding domain-containing protein 3, translated as MENIKGKMKRATNFSTAEENTLIRVLKRYKPIIENKSTGSNNNNLKKATWKKIEAEFNQLALGEFRDVSTLKNKYENIKKRAKQKYAEEKRHVAGTGGGPPLAVKFTETEHDIAEMLGPRMTGEDSHFDCDNEQTSAFHPVILDSYIQETEIDYNNNHANGYAEQVIDDVEEVEVHTQNTDNVGTGSDDAEFEAIRARQLLLRNEQLRSKNVTAPNTANTSDDPDFEAIRARKLIIRSEPLRSKNITAPNAANTVQNSQNSSALPKTSNKDTDISQSEYEEWNRKRQANKNKQKESNAGTQENSSKQSEFTKRRRIYEDQLSKWAGEKRTLIELQKKSFQEKHCLELQQKKDKHERILSKEEEEIELRIRLMLDEHHLKMKILQKQLDKDGSWQRMLIILIMNGCVFTVLAASVNYFYF; from the exons atggagaatATTAAAGGGAAAATGAAAAGAGCTACAAATTTCTCAACTGCAGAGGAGAACACCTTGATTCGAGTACTGAAAAGGTACAAACcgattattgaaaataaaagtaccggatcaaataataataa tttaaaaaaagcaaCCTGGAAGAAAATTGAGGCTGAATTCAATCAGCTGGCGTTGGGAGAATTTCGCGATGTTTCCACTTTGAAAAACAAGTacgaaaacattaaaaaacgaGCAAAACAGAAATATGCGGAGGAAAAACGTCACGTAGCTGGAACCGGAGGAGGACCGCCGTTGGCTGTAAAATTCACAGAAACTGAGCACGACATAGCCGAAATGTTAGGTCCCAGAATGACTGGAGAGGATTCACATTTTGATTGTGATAATG AACAAACGTCAGCGTTTCATCCTGTAATTTTAGACTCGTATATTCAAGAAACGGAAATTGATTATAACAACAATCATGCTAACGGATATGCTGAGCAAGTAATTGATGACGTTGAGGAAGTAGAAGTACATACTCAGAATACAGATAACGTAG GCACAGGATCCGATGATGCCGAATTCGAAGCTATTAGGGCTCGGCAATTACTCTTAAGAAATGAACAACTGAGGTCCAAAAATGTAACAGCACCGAATACAGCAAATACATCCGATGATCCCGATTTTGAAGCTATTAGGGCTCGGAAATTAATCATAAGAAGTGAACCACTGAGGTCCAAAAATATAACAGCACCGAATGCAGCAAATACAGTACAGAATTCTCAAAACTCAAGTGCTCTGCCAAAAACATCGAATAAGGATACTGATATCTCTCAATCGGAAT ATGAAGAATGGAATAGAAAACGTCAAGCAAACAAAAACAAGCAAAAAGAATCAAATGCAGGTACTCAAGAAAACTCATCAAAAC AATCGGAATTCACAAAACGCCGCCGTATATACGAAGACCAGCTCTCTAAATGGGCCGGGGAAAAACGGACGTTGATTGAACTGCAGAAGAAGTCGTTCCAAGAGAAACATTGTTTAGAATTACAACAGAAAAAAGATAAACATGAACGTATACTTTCCAAAGAGGAAGAGGAGATTGAGCTCAGGATCAGGTTGATGCTCGATGAGCAtcacctgaaaatgaaaatactgcaAAAGCAGCTGGATAAAGA TGGCAGTTGGCAGCGAATGTTAATTATTCTCATTATGAATGGATGTGTTTTTACTGTTCTGGCAGCAagtgttaattatttttatttttaa
- the LOC135840094 gene encoding putative nuclease HARBI1: MSMYSDDDENLTSDEDFQELVYKIAFPRRKKKFRHRIDHFVEWNEQEFLDRFRLSKSTVMYLVEKLKSKISSRTTRNNALTAREKVLLTLRYYATGSMIKVAADFVGVHESTASRVIRLVSYYLARLRPEFIEYPTSEEELSEIRQGFFNIAQFPRCIGAVDCTHVKILSPGGQDAEIFRNRKRFFSYNVQAVCDSNLRFLNVVCRWPGSSHDSTIFNNSSIKYKFEDGEFGNDLLVGDGGYGVRNYLITPLRNPITAAEKKFNFAQIRTRNPIERTFGVWKRRFPILAVGINLEVTSVEMVVTATAVLHNIARFFGDAMPAVERGIERLVDLTEFDAEEFAVPPINVNQIQRDTLINYFDAL; the protein is encoded by the exons ATGTCGATGTACTcagatgatgatgaaaatcttACATCAGACGAAGATTTTCAAGAGTTGGTTTACAAGATTGCGTTTCCgcgccgaaaaaaaaaatttagacatCGAATAGATCATTTTGTAGAATGGAATGAACAAGAATTTTTAGATCGATTTCGTCTCTCGAAATCAACCGTTATGTATTtagttgaaaaactaaaatctaAAATCAGTTCACGAACTACCAG aaataatgcACTCACTGCACGCGAAAAAGTACTGTTAACGCTACGATATTACGCTACAGGCTCAATGATAAAAGTAGCTGCAGATTTTGTTGGCGTACACGAGTCTACTGCCAGCCGCGTTATCCGACTCGTCTCCTACTATTTGGCGCGTCTGAGACCAGAATTTATCGAGTACCCAACCTCTGAAGAAGAACTAAGTGAAATACGGcaaggatttttcaatattgcacAGTTCCCTCGGTGTATTGGCGCAGTCGACTGCACTCACGTAAAAATACTATCTCCTGGTGGCCaggatgctgaaatttttcgcaACAGAAAACGTTTCTTTTCATATAACGTTCAAGCTGTATGCGATTCTAACCTGCGATTTCTAAACGTTGTCTGTCGATGGCCTGGTAGTTCACATGATTCTACAATATTTAATAATTCATCTATAAAGTATAAATTTGAAGATGGAGAATTCGGAAATGACTTGTTGGTGGGTGATGGAGGATACGGTGTTCGGAATTACCTCATTACTCCACTTCGAAATCCCATCACTgccgctgaaaaaaaattcaatttcgcaCAAATTCGAACCAGAAACCCCATAGAACGCACTTTTGGGGTATGGAAACGACGTTTTCCGATTTTAGCGGTGGGTATCAATTTAGAAGTGACCTCTGTTGAAATGGTGGTTACAGCTACTGCTGTATTGCATAACATTGCAAGATTTTTCGGTGATGCAATGCCTGCAGTGGAGCGTGGGATTGAAAGGTTGGTGGATTTAACGGAGTTTGATGCCGAAGAATTTGCTGTGCCACCAATTAATGTAAATCAGATCCAAAGAGATACCTTAATCAATTACTTCGATGCactataa
- the LOC135838694 gene encoding uncharacterized protein LOC135838694: MRLVLRVLLCWLVVQICQTLEISHQDLEDPNGNLCGPSGWCDENTNSTDDLRTRNCMCDEKCDKYGDCCLNSAHFNAAQQRRAASSFLCAAIEDGAGSGYAYTKVECPPQWRNTEVRRKCEKSAQHSVDDPLLMTPVTSASSNVTYGNVYCAVCNRDYDNRNGGVTYWMLKLDCRDQNGLSLPSEYDGQSYQSYVEQNLSFNNRLDYWQVRDKQGVYYKCDLLPSIPAPMMQLVRRCRPTVKTCPATWGKDEIRQRCESYTLMVHRNATPLSSSSSSASASFRNVHCAICNSVPVQSVGCQSGSESRSEIGFRFDSFTILFDFNGGRNVGELVNCSGSGGGGGSGNSDTRPVYDSFFRRCRNIETGSSSAAEESNDGDGDSDTDRTLRRSLNCSKVIFDATEFRLMNDSAGSVYLPKYDKTFEPGKYVYVNHHHGDGDGDGTAVTLEVCKEYYAAATDATAGAGGGGGGGGGDERRRITYRPYYSLITMIGIGVSVICLCVHLIVFAAVKELRNLSGKNLASFCLALLLAYCSFAMGDLLDGRLCLANAICTYYLFMVAFTWMLIMSFDVWRTLRIATKELRVSSGKQWRKFMVYSCCSWVLPAKIALIAVLVDLCPTSLVSDAFRPHFGQRSCWFGQGPPMLVFFGLPVFAILVCNLVFFLSSAYMIYSSHSMTRYSASPATKRDFRLYARLALIMGLTWISGLLAAFVNSEILWVVFILSNTSLGLFVFVAFTCRSKVLRALKNLKRDSVLNLPAFSWSMNASEVDGKSHIRSSSSSAADSVSEKPTSNTYY, translated from the exons ATGCGACTGGTGCTCCGAGTTTTACTATGCTGGTTAGTCGTCCAGATTTGCCAAACGTTGGAAATCAGCCATCAAGATTTGGAAGATCCCAATGG AAACCTATGCGGGCCGAGCGGATGGTGTGACGAAAACACGAATAGCACGGATGACCTGCGAACCAGAAACTGTATGTGCGATGAAAAGTGCGACAAATACGGAGATTGCTGCTTGAATTCGGCGCACTTCAACGCGGCCCAGCAACGGCGAGCCGCTTCTTCGTTCTTGTGCGCGGCGATCGAAGACGGCGCCGGCAGCGGATACGCGTACACCAAGGTGGAATGTCCGCCGCAGTGGCGCAACACGGAGGTGCGGCGGAAATGCGAAAAGTCGGCCCAGCACAGCGTCGACGATCCGCTGCTGATGACGCCGGTCACCAGCGCCTCGAGCAACGTCACCTACGGCAACGTGTACTGCGCCGTCTGCAACCGCGACTACGACAACCGAAACGGCGGCGTCACTTACTGGATGCTCAAGTTGGACTGCCGAGACCAGAACGGCTTGTCGTTGCCCTCCGAGTACGACGGTCAGTCGTATCAGTCGTACGTCGAGCAGAATTTGAGTTTCAACAATCGGCTCGACTACTGGCAAGTGCGCGATAAGCAGGGCGTGTATTACAAATGCGATTTGTTGCCGTCCATTCCGGCGCCGATGATGCAACTAGTCAGACGATGCAGGCCGACCGTGAAAACGTGTCCGGCCACGTGGGGCAAGGACGAGATCAGGCAGCGATGCGAATCGTACACGTTGATGGTGCACCGAAATGCGACGCcgctgtcgtcgtcgtcgtcgtccgcGTCCGCGTCCTTTCGAAACGTACACTGCGCCATATGCAACAGCGTGCCCGTCCAGTCGGTCGGCTGCCAGTCCGGCTCCGAATCGCGCTCCGAGATCGGCTTCAGATTCGATTCGTTCACCATTCTGTTCGACTTTAACGGCGGCCGCAACGTCGGCGAGCTGGTCAACTGCAGCGGcagcggcggcggtggcggcagCGGCAACAGCGACACTCGGCCGGTGTACGACAGCTTTTTCCGCAGATGCCGCAACATCGAGACCGGATCTTCCTCGGCTGCGGAAGAGTCGAACGACGGCGACGGCGACTCCGACACCGATCGAACTCTGCGCAGATCGCTCAACTGTTCCAAGGTGATCTTCGACGCTACCGAATTCCGGCTGATGAACGACAGCGCCGGCAGCGTGTATCTGCCCAAATACGACAAGACTTTCGAGCCGGGCAAATACGTGTACGTGAATCACCACcacggcgacggcgacggcgacggcaCCGCCGTCACGTTGGAAGTATGCAAAGAGTATTACGCGGCGGCCACCGACGCGACCGCCGGCGccggcggcggtggcggtggcggtggcggagATGAACGGCGCCGAATCACGTACCGGCCGTACTACAGCCTGATCACGATGATCGGCATCGGCGTTTCGGTGATCTGCCTGTGCGTTCATCTGATCGTGTTCGCGGCCGTCAAAGAACTGCGCAATCTGTCCGGCAAAAATCTGGCCTCGTTCTGTCTGGCTCTGCTGCTGGCGTACTGCAGTTTCGCGATGGGCGACCTGCTGGACGGGCGGCTGTGCTTGGCCAACGCCATCTGCACCTACTACCTGTTCATGGTGGCGTTCACGTGGATGCTGATCATGTCGTTCGACGTGTGGCGCACGCTGCGCATCGCCACCAAAGAGTTACGCGTCAGCTCCGGCAAGCAGTGGCGCAAGTTCATGGTGTACTCGTGCTGCAGCTGGGTGCTGCCGGCCAAGATAGCGCTGATCGCGGTGCTGGTCGACCTGTGCCCGACCAGCCTGGTGTCGGACGCGTTCCGGCCGCACTTTGGCCAGCGCTCCTGCTGGTTCGGCCAAGGACCGCCGATGCTCGTCTTCTTCGGCCTGCCCGTATTCGCCATACTCGTCTGCAACCTGGTCTTCTTCCTCAGCTCGGCCTACATGATATACTCGAGCCACTCGATGACCAGGTACTCGGCCAGTCCGGCCACCAAGAGAGATTTCCGACTGTACGCGCGCCTCGCCCTCATCATGGGCCTGACGTGGATATCCGGCCTGTTGGCGGCCTTCGTCAACAGCGAAATTCTGTGGGTCGTCTTCATCCTGTCCAACACGTCGCTCGGGCTGTTCGTGTTCGTCGCCTTCACCTGCCGCAGCAAGGTGCTGCGagcgttgaaaaacttgaaacgcGACAGCGTTCTGAATTTGCCCGCCTTCAGCTGGTCCATGAACGCCAGCGAAGTCGACGGCAAGTCTCACATACGCTCCTCCTCGTCTTCAGCCGCCGATTCCGTTTCCGAAAAACCCACTTCCAATACGTATTACTGa